The Acidobacteriota bacterium genome has a window encoding:
- the pepF gene encoding oligoendopeptidase F, which produces MMDFKPPKRLATLAALGLLLVMEVWTMPPTLAETETDRWNLTDLYPDQEAWQQAREALEGKVASLAPLQGTLGEDASQLKQALDILFDINKEGGRLWSYASMLSDQDTRESGPQGMKQQLQTQFATIAAKTAWIDPEILEIPRDKIAAFLAAEPGLGIYRRYLERLEKRRAHTLDKKSEELLGMASMLTGDGNTIGSILRNAEIPWKTITLADGSELKVDVAGYSRGRASTNRLDRIKTFDAFFSQLKAFEQTLATTLAATVKAHVFNARVRHYDSTLDAALLSDEIDPAVYGMLVEEINNSLPALHRYLRLRARMLGVSDLGYHDLYPSLVGELDKDYSWETTQKAVFEAFKPLGREYLEGLQRAIDGRWIDVYPRTGKRSGAYVNGSAYDVHPYMLLNHQDDYESASTFAHESGHLMHSMFSNAAQPFPDADYETFVAEVASTTNEWLFFRYNLANAKDDHERLAILGKFLESIRTTVFRQTMFAEFELEMHRMGEQGEPITAASLDELYLRLLRKYHGDAEGVCHIDPIYAVEWAFIPHFHYDYYVYTYATSFIAGTAFVDQILSGEEGANRYMDKLLRAGSSKPPVEILKDAGVDMTTPAPIRTTIRRMNEVMDQMEEILDRMND; this is translated from the coding sequence ATGATGGATTTCAAGCCCCCCAAGCGCCTGGCGACCCTGGCCGCCCTAGGCTTGCTCCTCGTGATGGAGGTCTGGACGATGCCCCCCACCCTCGCTGAAACCGAGACCGACCGCTGGAACCTCACCGACCTCTATCCCGACCAGGAAGCCTGGCAGCAGGCGCGAGAGGCCCTGGAAGGCAAGGTCGCGTCCCTTGCGCCGCTGCAGGGCACGCTCGGAGAGGACGCCTCGCAGCTCAAGCAGGCCCTCGACATCCTGTTCGACATCAACAAGGAAGGCGGGCGCCTGTGGTCCTACGCCAGCATGCTCAGCGACCAGGACACCCGGGAAAGCGGCCCCCAGGGCATGAAGCAGCAGCTTCAGACCCAGTTCGCGACCATCGCCGCCAAGACGGCGTGGATCGACCCGGAGATCCTCGAGATCCCGCGGGACAAGATCGCGGCGTTCCTCGCGGCAGAACCCGGACTGGGGATCTATCGCCGCTATCTCGAACGCCTCGAAAAGCGCCGGGCCCACACCCTGGACAAGAAGTCCGAGGAGCTGCTGGGGATGGCGTCGATGCTCACCGGAGACGGCAACACCATCGGCAGCATCCTGCGCAACGCTGAAATCCCCTGGAAAACGATCACCCTGGCCGATGGCAGCGAACTGAAGGTCGACGTCGCGGGCTACAGCCGGGGACGCGCTTCGACCAACCGGCTCGACCGCATCAAGACCTTCGATGCCTTCTTCTCCCAGCTCAAGGCCTTCGAACAGACGCTGGCCACGACCCTCGCCGCGACGGTCAAGGCCCACGTCTTCAACGCCCGGGTCAGGCACTATGACAGCACCCTCGACGCCGCCCTGCTGAGTGACGAGATCGACCCGGCGGTCTACGGCATGCTCGTCGAGGAGATCAACAACTCCCTGCCGGCCCTGCACCGCTACCTGCGCTTGCGCGCGCGCATGCTCGGCGTTTCGGACCTGGGTTACCACGACCTCTACCCCTCCCTGGTGGGAGAGCTGGACAAGGACTACTCCTGGGAAACGACCCAAAAGGCGGTTTTCGAAGCCTTCAAGCCCCTGGGCCGGGAATATCTCGAGGGCTTGCAGCGGGCGATCGACGGCCGATGGATCGATGTCTACCCCCGTACGGGCAAGCGCTCGGGGGCCTACGTCAACGGCTCGGCCTACGACGTGCACCCCTACATGCTGCTCAACCACCAGGACGATTACGAGAGCGCGTCGACCTTTGCCCACGAATCGGGCCACCTGATGCACTCGATGTTCTCCAATGCCGCCCAACCTTTCCCCGACGCGGATTACGAAACCTTCGTCGCGGAGGTCGCCTCGACGACCAACGAGTGGCTCTTCTTCCGCTACAACCTGGCCAATGCCAAGGATGACCACGAACGACTGGCGATCCTCGGCAAGTTCCTCGAGTCGATCCGCACGACGGTCTTCCGCCAGACCATGTTCGCCGAGTTCGAGCTGGAGATGCACCGCATGGGTGAGCAGGGCGAGCCGATCACCGCCGCCAGCCTCGACGAACTCTACCTCCGCCTCCTGCGCAAGTACCATGGCGATGCGGAAGGGGTCTGCCACATCGACCCGATCTACGCCGTCGAGTGGGCCTTCATCCCCCACTTCCACTACGACTACTACGTCTACACCTACGCCACCAGCTTCATCGCGGGGACGGCCTTCGTGGACCAGATCCTCAGCGGTGAGGAGGGGGCCAACCGCTACATGGACAAGCTGCTGCGGGCCGGCTCCTCCAAGCCGCCGGTGGAGATCCTCAAGGACGCCGGGGTCGACATGACGACACCCGCGCCGATCCGCACCACGATCCGCCGCATGAACGAGGTGATGGACCAGATGGAAGAAATCCTCGACCGGATGAACGACTAG
- a CDS encoding MFS transporter — protein sequence MNQGSPPTHQAQEKLTLGEVVQRAFRELGETFVAFAKAPKALWGVNVPYVLEGLVYFGILTILGKYCSENVQLSDIHAGWVYTGLTGGITLAMLFLGGMSDRIGVRRALILAFIAFTVGRGLLAISGTFDLGHGVFSPMFFVMSAGLLITLLAYGLYQPAAYAGVKRYTTPKTAAMGYSVIYGLMNLGAFFSGFVSPKVRHHFEDVFPPNGLTAVLWTYTLLCAAALLITLLILTRKTDRLAVERLAQEAAEAEAEKEGGETPPPVEDSPQPPPINHWPLVGWLSLTGVFVLLALLTHGGVVDAWLSLPLGSWTIRLPWPWLASVVFGVAAVIEFLRVRPDHPFRDARFTFFIFILIPVQTLFAHNWLTLPYYLDRAFRGSMVSDYFEFFSNINPILIFVLAPIVAGLTSRANVYTMMIAGTLVMAAPTFLLALGPMVFPFLLYVLLMSIGEAMWQPRFLQWIAEIAPPDKTGLYMGIGQFPWFLTKFGTGLYSGYFVEKFIPRPETGLPMNTGLMWLIYAGIAMISPVALILARNWMAKGMREKHGA from the coding sequence ATGAACCAGGGCAGCCCCCCTACTCACCAGGCGCAGGAAAAACTGACACTCGGGGAGGTCGTCCAGAGAGCCTTCCGGGAATTGGGGGAGACCTTCGTCGCCTTCGCCAAGGCACCCAAGGCGCTGTGGGGCGTCAATGTTCCCTACGTCCTCGAGGGCCTGGTCTACTTCGGTATCCTGACCATCCTGGGCAAGTACTGCTCGGAGAACGTCCAGCTCTCCGACATCCATGCCGGCTGGGTCTACACCGGGTTGACCGGCGGCATCACCCTGGCCATGCTCTTCCTCGGGGGGATGAGCGACAGGATCGGTGTCCGTCGCGCCCTGATCCTCGCCTTCATCGCTTTCACCGTGGGCCGCGGACTGCTGGCGATCTCGGGCACCTTCGATCTCGGGCACGGCGTATTCTCGCCGATGTTTTTCGTCATGAGCGCCGGCTTGCTCATCACGCTCCTGGCCTATGGCCTCTATCAGCCCGCGGCCTATGCCGGGGTCAAGCGCTACACGACGCCGAAGACCGCCGCGATGGGCTATTCGGTGATCTACGGCCTGATGAACCTCGGCGCCTTTTTCTCGGGCTTCGTTTCTCCGAAAGTGCGGCACCACTTCGAGGACGTCTTTCCCCCCAACGGCCTGACAGCCGTCTTGTGGACCTACACCCTGCTCTGCGCCGCGGCCCTGTTGATCACGCTGCTGATCCTGACCAGGAAGACCGACCGCCTGGCCGTCGAACGCCTGGCCCAGGAAGCCGCGGAAGCCGAAGCCGAAAAGGAGGGAGGCGAGACGCCTCCCCCGGTGGAGGATTCACCCCAGCCGCCCCCGATCAACCACTGGCCCCTGGTCGGCTGGCTCTCCCTCACCGGGGTCTTCGTGCTGCTCGCGCTGCTGACCCACGGCGGAGTGGTCGACGCCTGGCTCAGCCTGCCCCTCGGCTCCTGGACCATTCGCCTCCCCTGGCCGTGGCTGGCAAGTGTCGTTTTCGGGGTGGCGGCCGTGATCGAATTCCTCCGCGTGCGGCCGGACCACCCTTTCCGCGACGCCCGCTTCACGTTCTTCATCTTCATCCTGATCCCCGTCCAGACCCTCTTCGCCCACAACTGGCTGACCCTGCCCTACTACCTGGACCGGGCTTTCCGCGGCTCGATGGTCAGCGACTACTTCGAGTTCTTCTCGAACATCAACCCGATCTTGATCTTCGTCCTCGCCCCCATCGTCGCCGGACTGACCAGCCGCGCCAACGTCTACACCATGATGATCGCCGGTACCCTGGTGATGGCCGCCCCGACCTTCCTGCTGGCGCTGGGGCCGATGGTGTTCCCCTTTCTGCTCTATGTCCTGCTGATGTCCATCGGTGAGGCCATGTGGCAACCCCGCTTCCTGCAGTGGATCGCCGAGATCGCCCCCCCGGACAAAACCGGGCTCTACATGGGTATCGGTCAGTTCCCCTGGTTCCTCACCAAGTTCGGCACGGGGCTCTACTCGGGTTACTTCGTGGAAAAGTTCATTCCGCGCCCGGAAACCGGACTCCCGATGAACACGGGCCTGATGTGGTTGATCTACGCCGGCATCGCCATGATCAGCCCGGTGGCCCTGATCCTGGCCCGCAACTGGATGGCCAAGGGCATGCGGGAAAAGCACGGGGCCTGA
- a CDS encoding TIGR04211 family SH3 domain-containing protein produces the protein MKGTSVLLLGVFLLASALLTAPPARAAATGWVTDQLSVTLRTGKGAQYAIVKVLGSGAAVQILERDPETGYTRVRTAGGEEGWMLSRYLMREPAARERLPALESRVAELEAENQRLAHELATLKSEGAGAEQHAEALETELDALHGEVLILRRGAALRWLLWGGGVALAGVLIGLLAGRGRRRHW, from the coding sequence GTGAAAGGAACTTCCGTCCTGCTCCTGGGAGTCTTCCTGCTGGCTTCCGCCCTGTTGACGGCGCCGCCGGCTCGGGCCGCCGCCACCGGCTGGGTGACCGACCAGCTCTCGGTCACCCTGCGTACCGGCAAGGGAGCCCAGTACGCCATCGTCAAGGTGCTCGGTTCCGGCGCCGCCGTGCAGATTCTCGAGCGGGACCCGGAGACCGGCTACACCAGGGTGCGCACCGCGGGGGGCGAGGAAGGCTGGATGCTCTCCCGCTACCTGATGCGGGAACCCGCCGCCCGGGAGCGGCTGCCGGCCCTCGAGTCCCGGGTGGCCGAACTCGAAGCGGAGAACCAGCGACTCGCCCACGAGCTGGCAACTTTGAAGAGCGAGGGCGCCGGTGCCGAGCAGCATGCCGAGGCGCTCGAGACGGAACTCGACGCGCTCCACGGCGAGGTGCTGATTCTGCGGCGTGGGGCGGCCCTGCGCTGGCTGCTGTGGGGTGGCGGGGTGGCCCTGGCGGGGGTGCTCATCGGCCTGTTGGCCGGAAGGGGCCGCAGGCGCCACTGGTAG
- a CDS encoding dTDP-4-dehydrorhamnose 3,5-epimerase family protein: MIEGVVVDRLEVKPDERGRVVPLFRRDEGLPAFGQVHLTTLYPGVVKAWHRHRRSTDVITCVAGMVRLGLCDDREDSPTNGELNEFFLGLHGPLRVRVPPGVWFGLKAVGGMEALVVVYSDQAFDPRDPDEERWDPEVNEIPFDWNRRDH, encoded by the coding sequence ATGATCGAGGGTGTGGTAGTCGACCGCCTGGAAGTCAAGCCTGACGAGAGAGGGCGTGTGGTGCCCCTCTTCCGGCGGGACGAGGGACTGCCGGCTTTCGGGCAAGTGCACCTGACCACGCTCTACCCGGGGGTGGTCAAGGCCTGGCATCGGCACCGGCGCAGCACCGACGTGATCACCTGCGTGGCGGGCATGGTGCGGCTGGGGCTTTGCGATGATCGCGAGGACTCTCCCACCAACGGTGAACTCAACGAGTTCTTCCTGGGCCTCCACGGGCCCCTGCGGGTGCGCGTGCCTCCCGGCGTCTGGTTCGGGCTCAAGGCCGTCGGCGGGATGGAGGCCCTGGTGGTGGTCTACTCGGACCAGGCCTTCGATCCCAGGGATCCCGACGAAGAGCGCTGGGATCCGGAGGTGAACGAGATTCCCTTCGACTGGAATCGTCGCGACCACTGA
- the ychF gene encoding redox-regulated ATPase YchF, translating to MDIGLCGLPRSGKTTLWKILTGQEVPPGARPETRRGVTRVPDPRLDRLAALFKPRKTTPATVTYVDLAPMEKGSGRADNPILGELRKSEALLVVLRAWDDPADPHPEGSIDPSRDLDSLETEFLLADMDVAQRRLERLEGIIAKANREEDRREKELLSRVLAILEEERPLRETAFSPEELKTLRGYAFLSARPLLVAVNLPEDRTSELGAGPEAFGLERLAGRPGCDFVALSARIEEEIAALDEEDARAFREDLGITEPALDRLIRASYRLLGLISFFTVGEDECRAWTIRQGTLARSAAGAIHTDLEKGFIRAETLNWEELLEAGSLAAARERGVLRLEGKDYQVQDGDVMHIRHSS from the coding sequence ATGGATATCGGTTTGTGTGGCCTGCCGCGCAGCGGCAAGACGACGCTCTGGAAGATTCTCACCGGCCAGGAGGTCCCCCCCGGCGCCCGCCCGGAGACCCGGCGCGGAGTGACCCGGGTCCCCGACCCGCGCCTCGATCGCCTCGCGGCTCTCTTCAAGCCCCGCAAGACCACTCCGGCCACGGTGACCTACGTCGACCTGGCGCCCATGGAAAAGGGCTCCGGCCGGGCCGACAACCCGATCCTGGGAGAGTTGAGAAAGTCCGAGGCCCTGCTGGTCGTCCTCCGGGCCTGGGACGATCCGGCAGACCCTCATCCGGAAGGGAGTATCGACCCCTCCCGCGATCTCGACTCCCTCGAGACCGAGTTCCTGCTCGCCGACATGGACGTGGCCCAGCGCCGTCTCGAGCGCCTGGAAGGCATCATCGCCAAGGCCAACCGCGAGGAGGACCGGAGGGAAAAAGAGCTGCTGAGCCGGGTGCTGGCGATCCTGGAAGAGGAGCGCCCCCTGCGGGAAACCGCCTTCAGCCCCGAAGAACTCAAGACCCTGCGAGGTTACGCCTTTCTCAGCGCCCGCCCGCTGCTGGTGGCGGTCAACCTCCCCGAGGACCGCACCAGCGAGCTGGGTGCCGGTCCGGAGGCCTTCGGCCTCGAGCGCCTCGCCGGCCGTCCAGGATGTGACTTCGTCGCCCTGTCGGCCCGCATCGAGGAGGAAATCGCCGCCCTCGACGAAGAGGACGCCCGCGCCTTCCGGGAGGATCTCGGCATCACCGAGCCGGCCCTCGACCGGCTGATCCGCGCCAGTTACCGGCTGCTCGGCCTGATCTCCTTCTTCACCGTGGGCGAGGACGAATGCCGAGCCTGGACCATCCGCCAGGGCACCCTGGCCCGGTCGGCGGCCGGGGCGATCCACACCGACCTCGAGAAGGGCTTCATCCGCGCTGAGACGCTCAACTGGGAGGAGTTGCTCGAAGCCGGCTCTCTGGCGGCGGCCCGGGAGCGGGGGGTGCTGCGGCTGGAAGGCAAGGACTACCAGGTCCAGGACGGCGATGTCATGCACATCCGCCACTCTTCGTAG
- the selA gene encoding L-seryl-tRNA(Sec) selenium transferase has translation MDPRQKVPAIDRLLAAEALAPALKRWQRGLVVSLLREQVRACRERIATGRSDSASSDAIVAGVLERLAELEVDRPRAVVNATGVVLHTNLGRAPLSASAVRAVARVAAHYCDLEYDLEKGRRGRRGSHPARWLERLFPGFDALVVNNNAAAVLLALNTLALGREVPISRGELIEIGGSFRIPEILERSGATLVEVGTTNRTHPEDYRRVLGPQTAMILKVWPSNYEVVGFTREVHVPELVALAGEAGVPVVADQGCGRLLERCAAPAGDPSVERLLEQGVDLVCFSGDKMLGGPQAGILVGRREIVAACARNPLARALRPDKMTLAALTATLREWMSGLPETAIPTARMLSVDAGALRRRADALARRLRRRLPAAEIQVVRGTSCVGGGSAPGAGLPTWLVGVGVGGVSETRLLAGLRRHDPPVVARIEDGRVVIDPRTLLDGEAGIVVDALVAATKSGGCA, from the coding sequence ATGGACCCACGGCAAAAAGTCCCCGCCATCGATCGGCTGCTGGCCGCCGAGGCCCTGGCGCCCGCGCTCAAGCGCTGGCAGCGCGGCCTGGTGGTCTCGCTGCTCCGCGAACAGGTGCGAGCCTGCCGGGAGCGGATCGCAACGGGCCGGAGCGATTCCGCGTCGTCCGACGCGATCGTGGCGGGGGTCCTCGAACGCCTGGCCGAACTGGAGGTCGACCGGCCGAGAGCCGTGGTCAATGCCACCGGCGTGGTGCTGCACACCAACCTGGGGCGCGCTCCCCTGTCGGCTTCCGCGGTTCGCGCCGTCGCCCGGGTCGCCGCCCACTACTGCGATCTCGAGTACGACCTCGAAAAGGGGCGGAGGGGGCGGCGAGGCAGTCATCCGGCCCGCTGGCTGGAGAGGCTCTTTCCGGGTTTCGATGCGCTGGTGGTCAACAACAACGCCGCCGCGGTGTTGCTGGCTCTCAACACCCTGGCCCTGGGACGGGAAGTGCCCATTTCCCGGGGTGAGCTGATCGAAATCGGCGGATCGTTCCGCATCCCCGAAATCCTCGAGCGGTCGGGGGCGACGTTGGTGGAGGTTGGTACCACCAACCGCACTCACCCGGAGGACTACCGCCGGGTGCTGGGCCCGCAGACCGCGATGATTCTCAAGGTCTGGCCGAGCAACTACGAGGTCGTCGGCTTCACCCGGGAGGTCCATGTTCCCGAGCTGGTGGCGCTGGCCGGGGAAGCCGGTGTGCCGGTGGTGGCGGACCAGGGTTGCGGCCGCCTCCTGGAGCGCTGCGCGGCTCCCGCGGGCGACCCCTCGGTGGAGCGACTCCTCGAGCAGGGCGTGGACCTGGTCTGCTTTTCCGGCGACAAGATGCTCGGGGGGCCCCAGGCGGGGATTCTGGTCGGTCGTCGCGAGATCGTGGCGGCCTGCGCCCGCAATCCGCTGGCCCGGGCCCTGCGGCCCGACAAGATGACCCTTGCGGCGTTGACCGCCACCCTCCGGGAGTGGATGTCCGGCCTGCCCGAGACGGCGATTCCCACGGCCCGCATGCTCAGTGTCGACGCCGGGGCCCTCCGCCGCCGGGCGGACGCCCTGGCCCGTCGCCTGCGACGGCGGCTGCCGGCGGCGGAGATCCAGGTGGTCCGGGGCACTTCGTGCGTCGGTGGCGGTTCGGCGCCAGGAGCCGGCCTGCCCACCTGGCTGGTCGGGGTGGGCGTCGGGGGTGTGAGCGAGACGCGACTGCTCGCCGGCCTGCGGCGGCACGATCCGCCGGTGGTGGCCCGGATCGAGGATGGCCGGGTGGTGATCGATCCCCGGACCCTCCTCGACGGGGAAGCGGGGATCGTGGTCGATGCTCTCGTCGCCGCTACGAAGAGTGGCGGATGTGCATGA
- a CDS encoding MXAN_5187 C-terminal domain-containing protein → MADTLFTPTEVTADLTALEKLLRRVAIEWEMFINQSVPWPPHQRQAEIEAIIRHYLKTPPRRTADRFRFNTLVHRYRTSCELWARRVRRREASGQGPRQRGRRGRGAEQEPTRARVLHQVRTREGKTSGDQMRDLYRAFRDARRARGQAVSRLAYRDFVRRIDKNLQQARRRVGGRDLELRVDEVGGKVRITVRPARDES, encoded by the coding sequence ATGGCCGATACCCTCTTCACGCCCACGGAAGTGACCGCCGACCTGACGGCGCTCGAAAAACTGCTCCGGCGCGTTGCCATCGAGTGGGAGATGTTCATCAACCAGTCGGTCCCATGGCCGCCCCATCAGCGGCAGGCGGAGATCGAGGCGATCATCCGCCACTACCTCAAGACCCCGCCACGACGCACGGCCGACCGTTTCCGCTTCAACACCCTGGTCCACCGCTACCGCACGAGTTGCGAACTCTGGGCGCGACGAGTCCGCCGCAGGGAGGCTTCCGGCCAGGGCCCGCGACAGCGCGGCAGAAGGGGCCGGGGCGCGGAACAGGAACCGACCCGGGCCCGGGTGCTCCACCAGGTGCGGACACGCGAAGGCAAGACCAGCGGGGACCAGATGCGGGACCTCTACCGCGCTTTCCGGGATGCCCGGCGGGCCCGGGGTCAGGCGGTTTCCCGCCTGGCCTACCGGGACTTCGTCCGGCGCATCGACAAGAATCTTCAGCAGGCTCGACGCCGGGTCGGGGGGCGCGACCTGGAGTTGCGGGTCGACGAGGTCGGTGGCAAGGTGAGAATCACGGTACGCCCGGCCCGCGACGAGTCCTGA
- a CDS encoding tetratricopeptide repeat protein, with protein MRRFSMTVLVLCTAVMLVAPLAEASRSGKKKKKSRRARAEQTMTFESELLAQVPAVAAALAYLEDNPDAPAAWQALGEALTEFGAYPDAATAFERGLELDPRNAALWVDLGAAQIRAENHRKGLKALSRALKIEPFLALAHYNSGVAYRALGRWEEAMDAFEKALLLNPDLGDPTKNPGAINTPEMGLVKLRVFMKTSGAAPALLTGQDPKRSKK; from the coding sequence ATGCGCCGCTTCTCGATGACGGTTCTGGTCCTATGCACGGCGGTGATGCTCGTCGCGCCCCTGGCGGAAGCCAGCCGCAGCGGCAAGAAGAAAAAGAAGTCCCGGCGCGCCAGGGCCGAACAGACCATGACCTTCGAGAGCGAGTTGCTGGCCCAGGTGCCCGCGGTGGCCGCAGCACTGGCCTACCTCGAGGACAACCCGGACGCGCCCGCCGCCTGGCAGGCCCTCGGCGAGGCCCTGACCGAATTCGGAGCCTATCCGGACGCCGCGACCGCGTTCGAGCGCGGCCTGGAACTCGATCCCCGGAACGCAGCGCTGTGGGTCGACCTGGGCGCGGCCCAGATCCGCGCCGAGAATCACCGCAAGGGGCTCAAGGCCCTCTCCCGCGCCCTGAAAATCGAGCCCTTCCTGGCCCTGGCCCACTACAACTCGGGCGTTGCCTACAGGGCGCTGGGACGCTGGGAAGAGGCGATGGACGCCTTCGAAAAGGCCCTGCTGCTCAATCCGGACCTGGGCGATCCCACCAAGAACCCGGGAGCGATCAACACCCCGGAGATGGGCCTGGTCAAGCTGCGGGTGTTCATGAAGACCTCGGGCGCGGCGCCCGCCCTTTTGACCGGCCAGGACCCGAAACGCTCGAAGAAGTAG
- a CDS encoding TetR family transcriptional regulator gives MKVTREQILETARKHFARAGYRQTSLAAIAEELGVVKGALYYHVPGGKKEMFDAVVSQEEAFIIEQMTAAAHGEADACRALRAAIRAKIAVLRRRRQEMGVSEDVLEEIKMIVSSEVRPFHGQELTLFEQVLAKGVEQGCVRVLPDPRVASTAIQALVRHVEMQEAYQREGSPQLEALLDLLEFGLARREE, from the coding sequence ATGAAAGTGACGAGAGAGCAGATCCTGGAGACCGCGCGCAAGCACTTCGCGCGCGCCGGTTATCGTCAGACCTCCCTTGCTGCTATCGCCGAGGAACTGGGAGTCGTCAAGGGGGCGCTGTACTACCATGTTCCCGGCGGCAAGAAGGAGATGTTCGATGCCGTCGTCTCCCAGGAAGAGGCCTTCATCATCGAGCAGATGACGGCGGCGGCCCATGGCGAAGCGGATGCCTGCAGGGCTCTTCGGGCCGCGATCCGGGCCAAGATCGCCGTCCTCCGGCGCCGCCGGCAGGAGATGGGCGTTTCCGAGGACGTGCTCGAAGAGATCAAGATGATCGTCTCGTCGGAAGTGCGACCGTTTCACGGCCAGGAGTTGACTCTTTTCGAGCAGGTTCTCGCCAAGGGCGTCGAACAGGGCTGTGTGCGGGTTCTGCCCGACCCCAGGGTCGCCAGCACGGCGATCCAGGCACTGGTGCGACACGTGGAGATGCAGGAGGCCTACCAGCGGGAAGGCAGCCCTCAACTCGAGGCCCTGCTGGATCTGCTGGAGTTCGGCCTGGCCCGCCGGGAAGAGTGA
- a CDS encoding aminoacyl-histidine dipeptidase, translated as MSADPFAGLEPARVWKHFAAMTRIARPSGKEEKMAAYVEAWAAEHGFEVKRDATGNLCVHVPASPGRESAPAVAIQGHLDMVCERDSDSPNDAEVGRLQVERDGDWIRAVGTTLGADNGIGVAAGMAAAEDPEVLHGPLDLLMTIDEETGMTGAIGLDPSILRARIMLNLDSEEDGVLFAGCAGGCDTKMALSGSREDPGAATAWQIRVAGLKGGHSGLDINRNRLNSIRALARVLGRASAETTLRVVAIGGGSKRNAIPRESEAVVLVDAAAEGVVRKAVDEVGADLREQYRGLDDGLTVDLTPASAAPAFSADFSRRLIDLLLATPSGVVAMSQDIPGLVETSTNLGVVTTDGETVRTVSCSRSSNAPALAEVLAGLRAVGALAGAEVHEHGGYPGWKPNLDSPVLKVTREASARLFGSTPEVTAIHAGLECGLIGERVPGMDMISFGPEIKGAHAPGERVQISSVQKFWRLLAAVLDDLSRA; from the coding sequence ATGAGCGCCGATCCGTTCGCGGGACTCGAGCCTGCGCGAGTATGGAAGCACTTCGCCGCGATGACCCGCATCGCGCGTCCCTCCGGCAAAGAAGAGAAGATGGCGGCCTACGTGGAGGCCTGGGCGGCCGAGCATGGCTTCGAAGTCAAGCGCGATGCCACGGGCAATCTCTGTGTCCACGTGCCGGCTTCTCCCGGCCGCGAGTCCGCCCCCGCCGTCGCCATCCAGGGCCATCTCGACATGGTCTGCGAGCGGGACTCGGACAGCCCCAACGACGCGGAGGTCGGCCGGCTCCAGGTGGAGCGTGACGGCGACTGGATCCGCGCGGTGGGCACCACGCTCGGGGCCGACAACGGCATCGGTGTGGCCGCGGGCATGGCCGCCGCCGAAGATCCGGAAGTGCTTCACGGGCCCCTCGACCTGCTGATGACCATCGATGAAGAGACGGGCATGACCGGGGCGATCGGGCTCGATCCTTCCATCCTGCGGGCCCGGATCATGCTCAACCTGGACTCCGAGGAAGACGGCGTTCTCTTCGCCGGTTGCGCGGGGGGCTGCGACACGAAAATGGCTCTCAGCGGCAGCCGGGAGGATCCGGGCGCGGCGACGGCCTGGCAGATCCGCGTGGCGGGGCTCAAGGGCGGGCACTCCGGCCTGGACATCAACCGCAACCGGCTCAACTCGATCCGCGCCCTGGCCCGCGTGCTCGGCCGCGCCTCCGCCGAGACCACCCTGCGGGTGGTGGCGATCGGCGGCGGGAGCAAGCGCAACGCGATCCCCCGGGAGTCCGAGGCCGTGGTGCTCGTGGATGCCGCGGCGGAGGGCGTCGTCCGGAAGGCGGTGGACGAGGTGGGCGCCGACCTGCGCGAACAGTACCGGGGCCTGGACGATGGTTTGACCGTCGACCTGACACCGGCCTCCGCTGCGCCGGCATTCTCCGCCGACTTCAGCCGGCGCCTGATCGACCTGCTGCTGGCCACGCCCAGCGGTGTGGTGGCCATGAGCCAGGACATCCCGGGCCTGGTGGAGACGTCGACGAATCTCGGCGTCGTGACCACCGACGGCGAGACGGTCCGGACGGTTTCCTGTTCGCGCTCTTCGAACGCTCCGGCGCTCGCCGAGGTGCTGGCCGGCTTGCGGGCCGTCGGCGCCCTGGCCGGTGCCGAGGTCCATGAGCACGGCGGTTACCCGGGCTGGAAGCCGAACCTGGACTCCCCCGTGCTGAAGGTCACCCGCGAGGCCTCCGCCCGGCTCTTCGGCTCTACGCCGGAGGTCACGGCGATTCATGCCGGCCTCGAGTGCGGGCTGATCGGTGAACGGGTTCCGGGGATGGACATGATCTCTTTCGGACCCGAGATCAAAGGTGCGCACGCCCCCGGCGAGCGCGTGCAGATCTCCTCGGTGCAGAAATTCTGGAGGCTGCTCGCTGCAGTCCTCGACGATCTTTCCCGAGCCTGA